The DNA sequence CCAGTAAAAGCTTCCTGCAGTTGAAGGAGATATTGAAAAAGACGATTCGGCAGATGCATGATCTATTGCTTCACTGAAGGTGATGGTTATTGATGTATTTGCAGGAATATTGCTACCAGTCGGAGTATTATAAGTGATTGTCGGTGGAGTGGTGTCTGTTGGTGGAGGTTGTCCTAACGATGCGCTAAAATCCATATGATCGCTATTATCAGCGGCATCGTTTGCCCAGTCGCTCCAGAAATAACCATTGTAAGCTCTTACATGCCAATGGTAATGCTTTCCATCAACTAAGCCCCCATTTATATATTCTGCAATTGAAGGTGTAATTTGAGAAGACTCTGGATTCGAAATAGTCTTTTCAAGAACAATCTTGGTGCCGTCAGTTTTCAAGCCGCTATCCTCCCAAACTCTAATTTGATAAGCTTTGATTTTATTTAAGGATATGTCACTTAAAGGAGGCCACCATCGATACGTGGGTGTTAAAGTATTGACATGAGAATCCATCTCTGGCTCTTGTAATATTGGTGTTTTTGGTATAAGATTTATCCTTCCTTTCCCATCCAATAGTGTTTCTTTTTCATCCTCGGTCAGGACGTCGATTGCTGTATCTTTCAGGATAGTTTCTGCTGTTGGTGCATTATTTCCCATCCTCTGTAAAAGTAAAAGTGCTCCAGCAACATGGGGCGCAGCAAAAGAACTTCCAGATATATAATTTTCATAGCCATTTTCCGAAGTATTTAATGTGTATATACTCTTACCTGGTGCTGCAAAATCTGGTTTCGCATAATCTGGGGGTACGATTTTAGGATTTTGTGGGCTGCCACCCAAAAATAAGTAATCATTAAAATCTTGAATAGAAGAGACACTAATTACCTTTACACCAGTTGATGGTGATATAGGATACTTATCATCTTTATTTCCTGCTGCGGCAACGAAACTTGTATCACTGTCTACTTTATCTGATGCATACTGAGCGATCTCGTCATAACAGCTACCCTGAAAAGAAGGGCAAATTGAGGTGACAATAACATTTGCACCATTATCTACGGCAAAATTAATTCCAGCTTCATAATCAATAAGACCCGTAATACCCTCAGCAGGCTTTATAATAATGAATTTTGCTTTTGGTGCAATTTCCCAAATAATCCCTGCAATTCCAGTTCCATGTCCTTCACTATCATCAATACCGTAAATTGCATATGGACCACGAGAGGCAATTATATTTATTTTCCAATCAACAGGATTATTTTTACCGTCCATATTCACAATTGGGTGATCTATATCTATCCCTGAATCAATTATGGCTACAATTTTGCCCTCACCATAATTTCCCCATCCCCTTTCATGCATTTTGTCAAACCCAATATTTTCAATTCCCCAATTTTCTTTATTCATACAATCCCAATATGATTTTGGGTCGTTGTTTATTAAATCTGTACCGCATCTTATATCAGCAGCACTCGCTCCGCCAGCCAGCAATAAGATTGCCAGTATTGTTATCCCAAAAACTATCCTAAGGACACGCTCTTTATTCTTTTTATTCTTAAACATCTTTCCCACCTATCCATTGATGCATGATTACTTCTCTTTGAGCAAGTCACTCATCTTATGTTACCCGTGTAAATCGTAATTCTATAAATAAATTGTGAAATTAATGGCTCTTCTATATTTCAACCCTAATATCTCGTTCTATAGCAACAAAGAGATTGATTTTTGACGATGTCTGTATCAGAATATACTTTTGCTCACGGAAGTCGTTATTATAGCTGTTATCTGTATAGCCAGCATCATCGCCTAATTTCATCATCGAGATTTCCATTTTTCCATTTCTCTCAGTATGATAGAGTTAATAGAAAATGAAAAAGATTATCATTTCAGACGAAGTGTAAGATATACGAACCAAGTTCGGACATAGATGGGTTGAATGGCAAAAACAAACGGAAATGGTGAGAAAGTAAAATCCATGGAAAGCTGGATCTGGGATGCAGCTTGCAGTATAAGAGGTGCAGCTGATGCGGCTAAGTTCAAAGATTACATTCTTCCATTAATATTTATAAAACGATTGTGTGATGTGTTTGACGATGAGATTGACCGCATTGCAGAAAAAGTAAAAAGCAGAACCAAAGCCCTGCACTTAGTGGAACGGGATAAATCAATAGTGCGTTTTTACATACCCATTAAGCCCAAAGACCCTGAAAAGGAAAGAACATGGGATGTGATTAGAAAGCTGTCTGATAAAATTGGACAGCAACTCACCGATATTCTTCGTGAGGTAGCTAAAGAGAACAAAGACCTGCAAGGAATCATTGACCGTGTTGACTTCAACGCCACCACGCACGGGCAGCGTGATATTGATGATGACCGATTGAGCAAACTAATTGAAAAAGTTTCTGAAAAGCGATTGGGATTGAAAGATGTAGAGCCGGATATAATCGGGCGCAGTTACGAGTACCTGATACGAAAGTTCGCCGAAGGAAGCGGACAGAGCGCCGGGGAGTTCTACACGCCAACAGAAGTGGGTTTCATCATAGCGAAGATCATGGATGCTGAGCCCGGCATGGAAATTTATGACCCATGCTGCGGAAGCGGCGGTCTGCTTATTAAATGCGAGATGGTAATGGAAGAAAAGATGGCGCTGCGCTCTAAAGAGAAGTATGCGCCGCTTCAATTACATGGACAGGAATTTATTGCATCTACGTGGGCAATGAGTAAAATGAACATGGTAATACATGACATGGAGGGCGAAATTGAAATCGGCGACACTCTAAAAAATCCCATCTTCAAAACCGCTGGCAAACTAAGAAAGTTTGACCGTGTTGTTGCCAATCCCATGTGGAACCAGGGCAAAGACAGCTTATCCTATATAAATGATGATTTTTTTATCAATGATGAAATGGAACGCTTCCCCGCAGGTCCTTGCGGAGGCAAGATTGACTGGGGCTGGGTGCAGCATATATACAGCAGCCTGAACGATAAAGGTAGAGGAGGCGTTGTACTTGATACTGGAGCCGCCAGCCGGGGCAGCGGCAACCAGGGGAGCAATAAAGAAAAGGAGTGCCGCAAATGGTTTGTTGAGCATGACCTGATTGAAGGGGTTATCTACCTGCCTGAAAATCTGTTTTACAATACCTCTGCGCCAGGAATTATCATTTTCCTGAACAAAGCCAAAAAGCACAAGAACAAAATTTTCCTTTTACATGCAGGCAAGGAGTTTGAAAAGGGCGATCCCAAGAACTATATCACAAAGGAAGGGATCGAGCGCATTTCTGAGACCTATAAAGCCTTTAAAGAAGTTGAAAAATTTTCCCGGCTGGTGGGTAAAGATGAAATTGTTAAGAATGATTACAATATTTCGCCCAGCCGCTACATACAGGTTAATGATGCCTACGCCTACCGTCCCATTGAAGAGATTGTGGAGGAACTTCGCGAACAGGAAAATGAGTATGTCACCATTGATGTCGAAGTGAAAAGCATTTTAGCAAAATTGGGGATATGATGGAAGGCTGGAAAGAAACTGAGGTCGATAAAAATCCAGTAAATTGGGAAATGGTGCTTTTCCCTAAGTTTGTTATTCTTCAAAGAGGCAAGGATTTAACAAAGGTTAATTTTAAAACTGGAAATGTTCCGGTTGCTGGATCAAGTGGAATAATTGGATACCACGATACAAGTTTTGTGAAAGCACCAGGAGTAACAGTTGGGAGAAGTGGTTCCTGTGGTCAAGTTTGTTATTACGAAACTGATTTTTGGGCTCACAATACTTCACTATATGTTAAAGACTTCAATGGAAATGATGAGCTATTCTCATACTTTTATTTAAGTTATCTTGATATTGGAAGGTATAAAACAGGGGTTTCTGTTCCTACTTTAGATAGAAATTCATTAAATAATATCAAAATCCCTCTTCCTCCCCTCCCCGAACAACGCAAAATCGCCCATGTATTAAGCACGGTGCAAAAAGCCATTGAGCAGCAGGACAATCTCATATGCACCACCAACGAGCTAAAAAAAGCTCTCATGCAAAAACTTTTTACCGAAGGCACCAGAGGCGAACCCCAAAGAAAAACCGAAATCGGGTTGGTGCCGGAGAGTTGGGAGGTTGTGAGGATTGGGGATATGTATGAGTTTACTTCAAAACCGAGAGGGTTAGACATTGGAAGCCCTGTTCCTTTTATCCCAATGGACTTGGTGCCGTTCAATGAATTGGAGATTAATAAATATGTGCTTCGGGATAAGGTTTCAAGCGGAACATATGTAGAGAATGGAGATTTACTTCTTGCCAAGATAACTCCTTCATTTGAAAATGGCAAGCAAGGTTTTGTTTCCATTGATAAACCATTTGCCTATGCAACTACTGAAGTTATTCCAATAAAGGAAAAACAAGGTTTAAGCGATAAATTCTACCTATATTATTTCCTTCTAAAAGATGATATCAGGTCACAGTTAACGGGTAAAATGGAAGGTTCCACAGGCAGGCAAAGATTGAGTAAAACAGTTTTGGAAGAAACACTTATCCCAAAACCTTCATTATCTGAGCAGATTGAAATTGCAAAAATGTATATTTCATTCGATAAGAAAATATCTTTTTGTAACAGCAAAAAACAAACCCTCACCGCCCTATTCAAAACCCTCCTCCACGAGCTGATGACCGGGCAGCGCAGGGTGCATGAGATGGAGTTCAAGTAATAGCGGATTTCCAGTTCTTTTATAAAAGACAATCAATGGTCTTTATATGACTAAAGAGATAATAATAGATAAGGTGGAAAACTATGAAAGCGGAAAAATTGCTTGAACGCATAACTCTTAACCCAGATGTTATGACAGGAAAACCTGTAATCAAGGGGACAAGACTTACGGTGCAGTTTATCGTGGGATTATTAGCGCATGGCGCTTCTGTGGAGGAAATCCTTGAAGAATACAAAGGATTAACCAGGGAAGATATAAGAGCATGTTTGCTTTTTGCAACAGAATCCCTTGAAAACATTACATTTATGCCTTTGACAGCAGAGGCTTGTTAGATGCGGTTTTTTGAAAAAGAAAATGACAGCGCCCAAACCAACAGAACATAAAAGCGTCCAAGCTCGTATACTAAAATATGCACAGGAAATCGGCTGGAGGTATGTCTCGCAAAGCGAAGCCGAGCAGCGCAGAGGTTTTGATCCATCCGGCGCTTCTCCGAGAGAGAAAGCCAAAAACGCTTCCCGCTTTTTTACCGATACTTTATTTGAAAAGGTAAAAGACTTTAATCCAAAGTTCAAAGACAGCAAAGAAGAACTCCTTCGCAAACTCAATTTGCCTTTGCCAACCATCGCGGGCAACCGGGATTTTTTACAGCATCTTCAGGGAGAAAAAACGTTCTTCAGCAAAGAGGAAAACCGTGAATTTAACCTTGTGCTGATAAACTATGGCGAGCCAGACAAAAATGTGTATGAAGTAACCGAAGAATATTATCTTTTCAATGGGCAGTATGCCAATCGGGAGGATGTTGCATTTCTCATCAATGGCATTCCGGTTCTTGTAATCGAATGTAAAAACGCCACCAAAGACGAAGCCATTGCAATAGGTATAGACCAGATCAGACGCTATCACCGTGAGACGCCGGAGTTTTTTTGTCCAGAGCAGATTTTCACAGCCACTGAAAGCATTGGTTTTTCGTATGGCGTAACATGGAACCTCATCAGAAGAAATATTTTTAACTGGAAAGAAGAAGAAATCGGCAATCTGGAAGTAAAAATTAAATCCTTCTGCGGCAGGCAGAATATTCTTGATTACTTGAAAAAATTCATTATTTTTGCAGAGCAAAATGAAGAGCTGAATAAATACATTTTAGCTCAACACCAGAAAACAGCAGTAACAAAAGTATTAGAACGGGCAATCGACCCGAAAAAGACAAGAGGTTTAGTATGGCATACGCAGGGAAGCGGCAAAACCTTTACTATGATAAAAATAGCTGAACTGCTGTTTAAAGCCCCCGAAGCCGAAAAACCCACCATTCTCTTGTTGATCGACCGCAATGAACTGGAAGACCAGATGGCCAGAAATCTTGAATCGTTGGGTGTAAAAAATGTAGTACAGGCAGAGCATATAAGAGACTTGCAAAAATTGCTGAAAAATGATTATAGAGGAATAATAGTCAGTATGATGCATAAATTCCAGGATATGCCTGCTGATGTCAATCTTCGCAAAAACATTTATGTGCTGATTGATGAAGCGCACCGAACCACAGGAGGAGATTTAGGAACATATCTGATGGCTGCCGTCCCGAATGCTACTTTAATAGGATTTACAGGCACGCCGGTTGATAAAACAGTTCATGGTAAAGGAACATTCAAGACCTTTGGCCTTGAAGACGAATCTGGTTATCTGCATAAATATTCCATTGCAGAAAGCATTGAAGATTATACAACATTGCCCCTGTTTTATGGGATGGCTCCAAATGAGCTTTTAGTCCCCAGGGATATTTTGGAAAAAGAGTTTTTGAACCTGGCGGAAGCTTATGGGGTAAGCGACATCGAAGAATTGAATAAAATCCTGGAACGTGCTGTTAATACCCGCAACTTTTTGAAAGGAAAGGAACGGGTAGAAAAGGTGGCTGAATACGTGGCAAGTCATTACAAAGAAAATGTCGAGCCAATGGGCTATAAGGCATTTTTAGTTGGAGTTGACCGTCCAGCATGTGCCATGTATAAAAAGGCGTTAGATAAGTTTCTGCCCACGGAATATTCGGAAGTAGTTTACACCGGCAACAACAACGACACAGAAGACCTAAAGAAATATCACATTGACACTAAAAAAGAAAAGGAAATTAGAAAGAAGTTCACCAAAATCGGAGAACTGCCCAAGATCCTGATCGTTACGGAAAAACTTTTGACAGGTTTTGATGCACCGATTTTGTACGCCATGTATCTGGACAAACCAATGCGTGACCATACCCTTCTTCAAGCCATTGCAAGGGTAAACAGACCATATGAGAACGAAGAAAAGGATATGAAAAAGCCTCATGGTTTTGTCCTGGACTTTGTAGGCATATTTGACAAACTTGAAAAAGCACTCGCATTTGATAGCAAAGAAATCAATTCGATAATAAAGGATATTCAACTGCTGAAACACCTGTTCAAGGCAAAGATGGAAGAAAAAGTTCCTCCTTACTTACAACTGATTAAATTTGGTTTTAACGACAAAGACACAGATAATCTCATTGCATACTTTAGAGATAAATCCAAAAGAAAAGAATTTTTCAAATTATACAAAGAGGTGGAAATGCTATATGAAATCATTTCACCTGATAAATTCTTAAGACCATACATTGACAATTACACTACGCTTTCTGCTATTTACCAAATCGTAAGAAATGCCTATGCAAAAAGAGTCCAGGTTGACAGGGAGTTCCAGAGAAAAACAAATGAATTGATCCAGAATAAAATAGGCATGAGCAATTTGCAGCAGGTTAATGAATTCTTTGAGATTAACGAAGAAACGATTAAAAAAATACAAGATACTCAGAAAAATGACAATACACGGGTAATCAACTTAGTAAAGAGTATTGAAAGAATTGCTGAAGAAGAATCTGATGACCCATTTCTAATTGGTTTGCAGGAAAGAGCTGCCCAAGTAGAAGAAAGCTATGAGGACAGGCAAATTACCACGCAGGAAGCATTAGAAGAAATCAGAAAGATTTATGAAGATGACATAAAACGGAAAAAAGAACAGGTAGAGAAGGGCTTTGATGGCCTAACTTTCTTCATTTACAGAACACTGCTCGACAAAGATTTCAAAAAGGCGGATGAAATAACCAAGCAAATTAAAGCAGAGTTTGTTAATAATCCGAACTGGAAATCAAGCGAAAAGGAATTGAGAGATCTGAGAAAAGGAACATATTACGCTGTGCTTAGCGAAGAAGAGAATATTGACAGAGCTGCTGCAATTGTAGAAGATTTATTTAATCAGTTATTCAAAGCCTACAACTTATGATTATGAGTAAATGGAACGATAAATCTGAATTCAAGGCAAGAGTAAAAGAGTTTGCCGGAAAAATGGATATTGAAGTAAAAGCACTTGCTATCAGACCTATGACAAACAAATGGGCTTCATGTTCTACAGATGGTAATTTGAATTTCAATAAAGAACTTCTGGACATGGACAAAGAAATTGGTGACTACGTAATTGTGCATGAATTGTTGCATTTCAAGGTTCCCAATCATAGTAAACTTTGGAAAAGCTTAATGACTGCTTACCTGGGCGACTATGAGAAGTTAGAAAAGAAATTGAATAAAATAAAAATTGGAGAAAAATAGAAACTGCCGCCCCCATCTTGTGCCAACCAGAGCCGGACAGGTGGGGAGAAGATATCGCAAACAGTGAATCGCATAACGGTATAATTTCTTGATAATATGTTCTTTCAAGATACATAAAAATAAATACTTTAGACAATATATAGATATAATAGATAAACAGAACTCATTGGAGTTCATAAACCTCAAGGGCTAAATTGACAGGAATTGAGAACGATATCTTATTAAGGAAGATGTTGCATTTCGTAGAAAAACACATAGACGATTTACCAGTAGCTACAAAGGATGTTAAGAAATTGAGGATTTAAAAATGAAGAGATTATTATATATTCCAAATGAATCTTTGCCAAAAATTTCAAAATTTTTATCATTAGAAAAAAAATCTATTGAAACTTTTATCAATATTTTAATTGATTCCGAGAAAAAAAGTATTGTTGATTTATATCTTTCTATCATGAATGAAATGAATGTTTCAGATGATGATGCAGCAGCAATCTTTTCCACCTATAAATATTTGTTATTTGTTTTGGAAGAAAACAATTTAAAATTTTCCGACCTTATTCCAGAAACAAAATATATTTTGGAAACTTCCAAGATTCCAGATTATAACAAAATAAGCAAGAATGTAGATGTTAATTCAGAACATTTTAATAATTTATTTTCTGCTGGAAGCATTGAAGAGAAATTTGCAAAAAAAGAATTTTTATCTTCCGAAACATTCAACTCAGTGGTGGATATCCATTCTATTTGTGATATACGACCTTTTTTTAATGAAGAAAGAAATGAAATTTTGGACTTTCTAAATAGTATATATATCGAATTTACGGTTCAGGATTATGCGGATAATATTAAAATAATTCCACTGTCTTTTGACGATGAAGCTTTTGAAGACCTAATCAAAGAAATTGATAATATTAAAAAGAAAAAAGAGGTTATCAATAAGAAAATATCCAAATGGAGAAAGATTTGAATGTTTAATACCCAAATTATTAATAGAAAGTTTTCAATCATCCGTGATATAAATTCATATCGGGCATCTCCAGCAAAATACAAACAAATGATACATTCAGGGAAATCTCACTTGGATAATGTTTATGATCCTTTAAATCCTGTAATAAGAATTGATAGAGGTAAAATTCGTTCTGGACGACATGCTGAAATTCATAATCGAAGGGCTCGACCTATTGATTTCAAGAAAAAAAAGTTAAGAGTCAGGGTTTGCCCGGATATTAATAACTTAACCATTGGTGATTCCTTCAATGATTTTTATTCTCCAGTCAATTTTAATATAAAAAAATATATAACAAAATTAGAAACAAAACATTCAGTTGATGATATAACCACTTTGGGCAGTACAACCCATGAAGAAAATTTAGAATATGATGTTTTTATTCAGATGCCTCCCATAAAAAAATGGACCGCACGGGTAAAAATAAAAAGTATAGAAAACGCAAAAATGAATATAGTGGAACCATAATGATATATGGCGATTGAATATCCTTGGTACGAGGTTGTAAATTGTGATGCTGATTTAATGCAAGGTGACTTTATAAAAGGTTGTCCTATAATTATTCCCCCTTCAGAGATACAAGAGGAAGAAGAATTTGAAGCTCGTATTCTTAAATATAATGTAATCATTTTGAGCCAATCCTGCGATATTGCAAATAAGAAAATCGATCTGGTTCTTCTTTGTCCATTCTGGCCCCTTGAAGATTTAGAGAAACAAAGTACTTTTTTTAAAAGTAGCGATGGGAAAGAAGAATTAAGACGTGGAAATGTTACAGGATATCATTTATTAAATAAATGTGGGCTAAAAGGGTTCAAAATGGCTTATCAGGTCGTTGATTTTCGTAATATTTATAGTGTTTCTTTAGAATTTCTTTCTGATCTGACTATAAAGAAAGGTGAAAGATTGCGTTTATTACCCCCTTATAGAGAGCATCTATCTCAAAGCTTTGCAAGATTCTTTATGAGAGTAGGCCTCCCTGTAGATATACCTGCATTTAAAAAATAAGAAACAACATGCTTTTGTTGTACGCATGTTGAACAAAATTGTAACCTGTCCCAGGAAGATAGTAGCCAGATCGATTCTTTTTCGCAATTATTCTTTACGAGCAGGTTGCTCCGCCCTCATCACCCCGCCCCCCATCTTGCTCCCTACTCCCTCCCTGCTTGCAGACCCGGTGCCTGCGGCATGCGCGGAGCCCGGAAAGGTGCGGAGAACACGATCAAATGCGGTGCGCCCAACATGAAATGGTTGCCTTTCGTGAGACGTTAGCTATTCTTATTTATAAACATCTCCTCTAAGATCAACCCTATGGATCAGGATAACCTTTTGTTCCCAGATAACTTCGTAAACAATTCTGAACTTCCCTTTACGGATACGATACTTATTCTTTTCACCTCTTAGTTTGGTGATATCAAGGGATTTTATGGGAACCGGGTCTTCTTTCAGGACAAGCATTGCCTCTTTGAGGCGCGCCCTGTCATGTTTCTGCAGGGAAGAAATAAATTTCAAAGATTTGGCTTTGATATTTATTTCAAATGTCATGCATTCAATACCTTTAGTAATTCGGCTTCCGAAGCTATTCTATCCTTGCTCCTTATCGCCCTAAGGTCTTCGGCTTCAGGTTCTTCTTCCGGGATCAGCCTATCAACAAGTTTTGAATATAAATTTGTGAGCATATCAAGGTCGGCGCGAATCTTTCTCAATTCAACCACTGTTTCGGTTACCATGCAATATCAGTTAATATTTTAAACCTTATAAGGATTTTCCATGGAAAGTATAAACTGAAGCAATTCATCAGATGCGCCTCA is a window from the Candidatus Methanoperedens sp. genome containing:
- a CDS encoding class I SAM-dependent DNA methyltransferase, giving the protein MAKTNGNGEKVKSMESWIWDAACSIRGAADAAKFKDYILPLIFIKRLCDVFDDEIDRIAEKVKSRTKALHLVERDKSIVRFYIPIKPKDPEKERTWDVIRKLSDKIGQQLTDILREVAKENKDLQGIIDRVDFNATTHGQRDIDDDRLSKLIEKVSEKRLGLKDVEPDIIGRSYEYLIRKFAEGSGQSAGEFYTPTEVGFIIAKIMDAEPGMEIYDPCCGSGGLLIKCEMVMEEKMALRSKEKYAPLQLHGQEFIASTWAMSKMNMVIHDMEGEIEIGDTLKNPIFKTAGKLRKFDRVVANPMWNQGKDSLSYINDDFFINDEMERFPAGPCGGKIDWGWVQHIYSSLNDKGRGGVVLDTGAASRGSGNQGSNKEKECRKWFVEHDLIEGVIYLPENLFYNTSAPGIIIFLNKAKKHKNKIFLLHAGKEFEKGDPKNYITKEGIERISETYKAFKEVEKFSRLVGKDEIVKNDYNISPSRYIQVNDAYAYRPIEEIVEELREQENEYVTIDVEVKSILAKLGI
- a CDS encoding restriction endonuclease subunit S, translating into MMEGWKETEVDKNPVNWEMVLFPKFVILQRGKDLTKVNFKTGNVPVAGSSGIIGYHDTSFVKAPGVTVGRSGSCGQVCYYETDFWAHNTSLYVKDFNGNDELFSYFYLSYLDIGRYKTGVSVPTLDRNSLNNIKIPLPPLPEQRKIAHVLSTVQKAIEQQDNLICTTNELKKALMQKLFTEGTRGEPQRKTEIGLVPESWEVVRIGDMYEFTSKPRGLDIGSPVPFIPMDLVPFNELEINKYVLRDKVSSGTYVENGDLLLAKITPSFENGKQGFVSIDKPFAYATTEVIPIKEKQGLSDKFYLYYFLLKDDIRSQLTGKMEGSTGRQRLSKTVLEETLIPKPSLSEQIEIAKMYISFDKKISFCNSKKQTLTALFKTLLHELMTGQRRVHEMEFK
- a CDS encoding DUF433 domain-containing protein, coding for MKAEKLLERITLNPDVMTGKPVIKGTRLTVQFIVGLLAHGASVEEILEEYKGLTREDIRACLLFATESLENITFMPLTAEAC
- a CDS encoding HsdR family type I site-specific deoxyribonuclease, translating into MKKKMTAPKPTEHKSVQARILKYAQEIGWRYVSQSEAEQRRGFDPSGASPREKAKNASRFFTDTLFEKVKDFNPKFKDSKEELLRKLNLPLPTIAGNRDFLQHLQGEKTFFSKEENREFNLVLINYGEPDKNVYEVTEEYYLFNGQYANREDVAFLINGIPVLVIECKNATKDEAIAIGIDQIRRYHRETPEFFCPEQIFTATESIGFSYGVTWNLIRRNIFNWKEEEIGNLEVKIKSFCGRQNILDYLKKFIIFAEQNEELNKYILAQHQKTAVTKVLERAIDPKKTRGLVWHTQGSGKTFTMIKIAELLFKAPEAEKPTILLLIDRNELEDQMARNLESLGVKNVVQAEHIRDLQKLLKNDYRGIIVSMMHKFQDMPADVNLRKNIYVLIDEAHRTTGGDLGTYLMAAVPNATLIGFTGTPVDKTVHGKGTFKTFGLEDESGYLHKYSIAESIEDYTTLPLFYGMAPNELLVPRDILEKEFLNLAEAYGVSDIEELNKILERAVNTRNFLKGKERVEKVAEYVASHYKENVEPMGYKAFLVGVDRPACAMYKKALDKFLPTEYSEVVYTGNNNDTEDLKKYHIDTKKEKEIRKKFTKIGELPKILIVTEKLLTGFDAPILYAMYLDKPMRDHTLLQAIARVNRPYENEEKDMKKPHGFVLDFVGIFDKLEKALAFDSKEINSIIKDIQLLKHLFKAKMEEKVPPYLQLIKFGFNDKDTDNLIAYFRDKSKRKEFFKLYKEVEMLYEIISPDKFLRPYIDNYTTLSAIYQIVRNAYAKRVQVDREFQRKTNELIQNKIGMSNLQQVNEFFEINEETIKKIQDTQKNDNTRVINLVKSIERIAEEESDDPFLIGLQERAAQVEESYEDRQITTQEALEEIRKIYEDDIKRKKEQVEKGFDGLTFFIYRTLLDKDFKKADEITKQIKAEFVNNPNWKSSEKELRDLRKGTYYAVLSEEENIDRAAAIVEDLFNQLFKAYNL
- a CDS encoding M48 family metallopeptidase, translating into MIMSKWNDKSEFKARVKEFAGKMDIEVKALAIRPMTNKWASCSTDGNLNFNKELLDMDKEIGDYVIVHELLHFKVPNHSKLWKSLMTAYLGDYEKLEKKLNKIKIGEK
- a CDS encoding type II toxin-antitoxin system RelE/ParE family toxin; this translates as MTFEINIKAKSLKFISSLQKHDRARLKEAMLVLKEDPVPIKSLDITKLRGEKNKYRIRKGKFRIVYEVIWEQKVILIHRVDLRGDVYK